A window of Pirellula sp. SH-Sr6A contains these coding sequences:
- a CDS encoding NYN domain-containing protein encodes MARDRKQPSIETLIDGYNLMFQSIGYPDPRRGSGALREARQYCLEYIAIRMSDRERQRTWIVFDSQVDLDLPKETHYRGMRVTFSRDHSSADELIVQAIRAHPTPKKLTVVSSDHQIQRAAKSRGAIAMESEDWVSFELGPPMSDPVPSDSNVGNRTKPGRGEELAEGPLSHAKSREGDFSIEPSELREWLDRFGYSQSDGSQSS; translated from the coding sequence ATGGCGCGCGATCGAAAGCAGCCGTCGATCGAAACATTGATCGACGGCTACAACTTGATGTTTCAAAGCATCGGCTATCCCGATCCGCGTCGAGGTAGCGGTGCGTTGCGAGAAGCGAGGCAATACTGTTTAGAGTACATTGCGATAAGAATGTCCGACCGCGAGCGGCAGAGGACTTGGATTGTTTTTGATTCGCAAGTCGACCTCGATCTGCCCAAAGAGACTCACTATCGCGGCATGAGGGTTACTTTTTCACGAGATCACTCCAGTGCGGACGAGTTGATCGTGCAAGCGATCCGTGCCCATCCAACTCCCAAAAAACTAACCGTCGTTTCGTCCGATCATCAGATTCAGCGAGCGGCGAAAAGCCGAGGTGCCATCGCCATGGAGAGCGAGGATTGGGTCTCGTTTGAACTGGGTCCTCCGATGTCGGATCCCGTCCCATCCGATTCCAACGTGGGAAATCGAACGAAACCTGGGCGGGGCGAGGAGTTGGCGGAAGGTCCTTTGTCCCATGCGAAATCAAGGGAGGGTGATTTTTCCATCGAGCCCAGCGAATTGCGGGAGTGGCTTGATCGGTTTGGGTATTCGCAGTCCGACGGTTCCCAATCGTCATAA
- a CDS encoding Gfo/Idh/MocA family protein — MQRLNANRREFLSTSTSAAFAAGLATGGFFSETARASSNRKLGVALVGLGNLSTNQIAPALAKTKHCELAAIVTGTPAKEKAWSEKYGVKQDHIYNYERFDKIASDDSVDLVYVVLPNSMHHEFTIRAAKAGKHVLCEKPMANTAQECREMIAACKAADRLLAIGYRCQFEPHHLKMLELVRSQAFGAVRMIEAGFGFKIGDPTQWRLKRDLAGGGALMDVGIYALQACRGITGEEPISITAQESKTDATKFAEVDESITWLMQFASGSQAYCSTSYNFNGLNRVQAFGSDGFVKLDPAFSYTGIRMETSKERVDLGQVDQFATEMDDFAQCILERRPSKVSGEEGLKDLLAIEAIYRSIDQRKTVTVEKG; from the coding sequence ATGCAAAGACTGAATGCCAACCGACGAGAATTTCTTTCGACTTCCACTTCCGCTGCGTTCGCCGCAGGACTAGCGACGGGAGGATTCTTTTCCGAGACCGCCCGCGCCAGTTCGAACCGAAAGTTGGGAGTGGCGCTGGTCGGTTTGGGAAACCTGAGTACCAATCAGATTGCCCCAGCCTTGGCGAAAACCAAGCACTGCGAGCTGGCTGCCATCGTGACCGGCACCCCGGCAAAGGAAAAGGCTTGGAGCGAAAAGTATGGAGTGAAACAGGATCATATTTATAACTACGAACGGTTCGACAAAATTGCATCGGACGATTCCGTCGATCTCGTTTACGTGGTGTTGCCCAACAGCATGCACCACGAGTTTACCATTCGAGCGGCCAAAGCCGGGAAGCATGTCTTGTGCGAAAAACCGATGGCAAACACCGCGCAGGAATGTCGCGAGATGATCGCCGCGTGCAAGGCCGCGGATCGATTGTTGGCGATCGGTTATCGTTGTCAATTCGAACCCCATCACCTCAAGATGCTCGAGCTGGTTCGTTCCCAGGCATTCGGCGCGGTTCGCATGATCGAAGCTGGATTTGGGTTCAAGATCGGTGACCCAACGCAATGGCGACTGAAACGCGACTTGGCTGGCGGCGGAGCCTTGATGGATGTCGGCATTTACGCGCTCCAGGCGTGTCGCGGTATCACAGGCGAGGAGCCGATTTCTATCACCGCGCAAGAATCCAAAACCGATGCGACGAAATTTGCAGAAGTGGACGAATCGATCACCTGGTTGATGCAGTTCGCGTCGGGGTCTCAAGCCTATTGCAGCACCAGTTACAACTTCAATGGACTCAATCGCGTCCAAGCCTTTGGCAGCGATGGTTTTGTGAAATTGGATCCGGCTTTTAGTTACACAGGGATCCGGATGGAAACCTCGAAAGAGAGAGTCGATCTGGGGCAGGTCGATCAGTTCGCCACGGAAATGGATGACTTCGCTCAGTGCATTTTGGAGCGACGTCCTTCGAAAGTTTCGGGCGAAGAAGGCCTGAAGGATCTGTTGGCCATCGAGGCGATTTATCGATCGATCGATCAACGAAAAACGGTCACCGTGGAAAAAGGTTAG
- a CDS encoding anthranilate synthase component I family protein gives MSDPISKTCFQPHVVPLPKEWDSLYAFRRLRGLPYCCWLDSALAGPPRGRFSFLCSDPIDVLEIHIPMADPLVRLEGWLGRYRTETQPALPPFQGGVAGYFGYEFGRCFEKIPKARHDEFSLPIAVLGLYDVVLAWDHHLGKGWLISQGFCEDGAANWEEGRTERAMARAQYFLERLDSSVSVSESMGHSAERSSVHAMAHGLTAPQFETRLGGGWLGNFDSQGYRSAVQRARDYIFAGDIFQVNLSQRLLCPARCSSSELYEKLRVVNAAPFAGYFDFGPGQIVSASPERFIRVESDWIETRPIKGTRRRTGDLTTDALVAEELRVSPKDRSENIMIVDLLRNDLSKICRRDSMRVDQLCAIEEYPFVLHMVSSIRGQMRKESTLSDLFSAIFPGGSITGAPKVRAMEIIAELEPTVRGPYCGSMGYCSVDGAMDWNILIRTLTASRGWWQFQVGGGIVADSNPAQEEEETWTKAAGLIAAIESTF, from the coding sequence ATGAGCGATCCGATTTCCAAGACGTGCTTCCAGCCGCATGTGGTCCCCCTGCCAAAAGAATGGGACTCTCTCTACGCGTTCCGACGACTGAGAGGTCTTCCCTACTGCTGCTGGCTCGATTCCGCTTTGGCGGGACCGCCGAGGGGGCGTTTTTCGTTTCTATGCTCGGACCCCATCGACGTTTTGGAGATTCACATCCCCATGGCCGATCCCTTGGTTCGGTTGGAGGGATGGCTTGGACGATATCGAACCGAAACGCAACCGGCCTTGCCACCTTTTCAAGGAGGAGTGGCTGGTTATTTCGGCTACGAATTCGGACGGTGCTTCGAGAAGATTCCCAAAGCGCGGCACGATGAATTTTCTCTCCCGATCGCCGTGCTCGGTTTGTACGACGTCGTATTGGCATGGGATCACCATCTTGGAAAGGGCTGGTTGATCTCCCAAGGGTTTTGCGAGGACGGGGCCGCGAACTGGGAGGAGGGCCGAACGGAGAGAGCGATGGCTCGAGCCCAGTATTTTCTGGAACGGTTGGACTCTTCCGTGTCGGTGTCGGAATCGATGGGGCATTCTGCCGAGCGGAGTTCGGTGCATGCGATGGCCCACGGTCTGACGGCCCCCCAATTTGAGACACGTTTGGGGGGCGGCTGGTTGGGGAACTTTGATAGCCAGGGGTATCGGTCCGCGGTCCAACGTGCGCGCGATTACATCTTCGCTGGCGATATCTTTCAAGTGAACTTGTCGCAGCGTCTTCTCTGTCCCGCCCGTTGCTCCTCTTCCGAGCTCTACGAGAAACTCCGTGTTGTCAACGCGGCACCCTTCGCGGGCTATTTCGATTTCGGTCCAGGACAGATAGTCAGCGCCTCACCCGAACGGTTTATTCGAGTGGAGAGCGACTGGATCGAAACGCGCCCGATCAAAGGAACGAGACGTCGGACCGGCGATTTAACCACCGATGCACTCGTGGCAGAAGAGCTGCGTGTTTCGCCGAAGGACCGATCGGAAAATATCATGATCGTCGACCTGCTTCGAAACGATTTGTCCAAGATCTGTCGAAGAGATTCGATGCGAGTCGATCAGCTTTGTGCCATCGAGGAATACCCGTTTGTGCTGCACATGGTGAGCTCGATTCGAGGTCAAATGAGAAAGGAATCGACGTTGTCGGATTTGTTTTCCGCGATCTTCCCTGGTGGGAGCATTACAGGCGCTCCAAAAGTTCGAGCAATGGAGATTATCGCGGAGTTAGAGCCGACTGTGCGAGGTCCATACTGCGGTTCGATGGGGTATTGCAGCGTGGATGGTGCGATGGACTGGAACATTCTTATTCGCACACTCACGGCATCGCGAGGTTGGTGGCAATTCCAAGTTGGAGGCGGGATCGTCGCCGATAGCAATCCAGCTCAAGAAGAAGAAGAAACGTGGACAAAGGCGGCGGGGCTGATCGCGGCGATCGAATCGACATTCTAA
- a CDS encoding PVC-type heme-binding CxxCH protein: MQRLRFAALLLAAATAATSNGQDFIPRKQSAPPGPPKSPVEAIAAMQVPEGFHVELVASEPAIMNPVAMAFDDRGRIYVTESFEYPRREPGPGRDRIKILEDRDGDGVAETVKVFAEGLNIPSGIAVGHGGVWVANAPDILFLEDTDGDDVADKQTVVVTGFGRDDTHELPNALTWGPDGCLYGLNGVFNPSRVVQGDKTFEFTCAMFRIDPKTRQFDLFCEGTSNPWGIAFDSEGSAFISACVIDHLWHLTESAYYLRQGGPYPPHTFYADSIVKHKHQMAAYCGIEFLDTDAYPASFNNKLYMGNIHGGCLNSDSIERSGATYKGKGEPDFLTANDVWFMPVAQKVGPDGCLYVLDWYDRYHCYQDANADPKGVDRGHGRLYRIVHQSRRKPRVEDFDKLSDAQLVALLADPNIFNRQRAQLKLQERSVAISSETSNALQQNIFDAKLSMKTRLHSLWALVGSTRISETLATRLVQANEPELRAWGVRTVGRQKIDSPSVRQSLEKLAADPDSRVRVEVAIASPKMARAQGESAWNVSQQMKVLSHSDPDPILSRVVWQNMLPDLVREQDTILATMKKSTANREWNGLVPRFASLLLSQSNNRLEDERSRRHVENVLAAASLVANEDPEAGARVISSLLDRVRSGELSVTATKAILQKWVSENASNPQYGVPDGKAWKSWNGWQNALFQVRLILGDENVMRLAKELVVHPDVRPDLKKQIVQVSASLDDKILLAATEKLLTDLESQREVDSGLRDTLLDLGLRRLSVEQIQSLVARLPKMKGAIQSGIAERLCQRSESAEVFLASVQSGAIRKELLSPNRIRLLAGSNQESIKKLVGQIWGSVSTESSKEREAVIQRVGNALRWDARGNADRGWLVYDRICGQCHVMHGRGNEVGPNITSNGRGSYEQLLVSVFNPSLVIGDAYKSVTIRTKDDEIITGLLIERTEKRVIVKVQGGKEQTIATEEIDEFKQDSKSLMPEGLENQMTPQELADLFALLTLEQKPDSKENAKIQGTPENLHSNAR, encoded by the coding sequence GTGCAACGATTGAGATTTGCTGCGCTGCTTTTGGCAGCTGCGACCGCTGCGACTTCGAACGGCCAAGACTTCATTCCGCGAAAGCAATCGGCTCCTCCCGGGCCGCCCAAGTCTCCTGTCGAAGCGATCGCCGCAATGCAGGTTCCAGAGGGATTCCATGTGGAGTTGGTCGCTTCTGAGCCGGCGATTATGAATCCGGTCGCGATGGCGTTCGACGATCGCGGGCGCATCTACGTCACGGAGAGCTTTGAGTATCCGCGTCGTGAACCAGGACCTGGACGGGACCGCATCAAGATCTTGGAGGATCGAGATGGGGATGGGGTCGCAGAGACGGTGAAGGTCTTTGCCGAAGGACTGAATATCCCATCGGGGATCGCGGTCGGGCATGGTGGAGTTTGGGTCGCCAATGCACCCGATATTCTCTTTTTAGAGGATACCGATGGAGATGATGTCGCCGACAAACAGACAGTGGTGGTGACAGGCTTTGGGAGGGATGATACCCACGAACTTCCTAATGCGCTCACTTGGGGACCCGACGGATGCCTTTATGGACTGAACGGAGTGTTCAACCCATCGCGCGTTGTTCAAGGGGACAAGACGTTTGAGTTCACCTGCGCGATGTTTCGCATCGATCCGAAGACCCGTCAGTTCGATTTGTTTTGCGAAGGTACCAGCAATCCTTGGGGGATCGCCTTCGATTCCGAAGGGAGTGCCTTTATTAGCGCCTGTGTCATCGATCACTTGTGGCATCTCACCGAAAGCGCTTACTACCTTCGGCAGGGAGGACCCTATCCACCGCACACGTTCTATGCGGATTCGATTGTCAAACACAAGCATCAAATGGCAGCCTACTGCGGAATCGAATTCTTGGACACCGATGCGTATCCCGCGTCCTTCAACAACAAACTCTACATGGGGAACATCCATGGTGGCTGTTTAAACAGTGATTCGATCGAGCGATCTGGAGCGACATATAAAGGTAAGGGGGAACCCGATTTTCTGACAGCGAACGACGTTTGGTTCATGCCGGTGGCGCAGAAGGTGGGGCCTGACGGATGTTTGTATGTGCTCGACTGGTATGACCGCTATCACTGCTATCAAGATGCGAATGCCGATCCGAAAGGAGTGGATCGGGGGCATGGCCGTCTTTATCGCATTGTGCATCAATCGCGACGGAAGCCCCGCGTGGAAGACTTTGACAAGCTTAGCGATGCTCAGTTGGTCGCCCTGTTGGCTGATCCCAACATTTTCAATCGGCAGCGAGCCCAATTGAAGCTGCAAGAGCGAAGCGTTGCGATAAGCTCCGAGACGTCGAACGCACTGCAACAAAACATTTTCGATGCGAAGCTGTCGATGAAGACCCGGCTTCATTCCCTTTGGGCGTTGGTCGGTTCAACCCGCATTTCGGAGACGTTGGCAACGCGGCTCGTGCAAGCCAACGAGCCCGAATTGAGAGCTTGGGGGGTCCGAACGGTTGGTCGGCAAAAGATCGACTCACCCAGTGTGAGGCAGTCGCTAGAAAAGTTGGCCGCGGATCCGGATTCCCGCGTTCGTGTGGAGGTCGCGATCGCCAGTCCCAAGATGGCGCGCGCCCAGGGAGAGTCTGCCTGGAATGTGTCGCAGCAGATGAAGGTATTGTCCCATAGCGACCCCGATCCGATCCTGAGCAGGGTAGTTTGGCAAAACATGCTGCCTGATTTGGTTCGTGAACAGGACACAATCTTGGCGACTATGAAGAAATCCACCGCGAATCGCGAGTGGAATGGGCTCGTTCCTCGCTTCGCTTCCCTGCTCCTGTCTCAGTCCAACAATCGATTGGAGGATGAGCGCAGTCGGCGTCATGTCGAGAATGTGTTGGCAGCCGCGAGTTTGGTTGCGAACGAGGATCCAGAGGCTGGGGCACGTGTTATCAGCTCATTGTTGGATCGGGTGCGCAGTGGCGAGTTATCCGTCACCGCGACCAAGGCGATCTTGCAAAAGTGGGTTTCGGAAAATGCTTCGAATCCCCAGTATGGCGTCCCGGATGGCAAGGCATGGAAGAGCTGGAATGGCTGGCAAAACGCTTTGTTTCAAGTTCGATTGATTTTGGGCGATGAGAATGTCATGAGGCTGGCGAAGGAGCTCGTGGTGCATCCGGATGTTCGGCCCGATCTCAAGAAACAGATTGTTCAAGTCTCCGCGTCGCTCGATGACAAAATTTTGTTGGCTGCGACGGAGAAGCTTCTTACGGATCTGGAGTCCCAACGCGAAGTCGATAGCGGTTTGCGCGACACGCTATTGGATCTGGGGTTACGAAGGCTTTCGGTGGAACAGATCCAGAGTTTGGTCGCTCGCTTGCCGAAAATGAAGGGGGCGATTCAGTCGGGGATCGCCGAGAGGCTTTGTCAGCGTTCCGAATCGGCCGAGGTGTTTTTGGCGTCGGTCCAATCGGGAGCGATTCGAAAAGAGTTGTTGAGCCCAAATCGGATCCGACTATTAGCAGGCAGCAATCAAGAGTCCATCAAGAAGCTTGTCGGTCAGATTTGGGGAAGTGTCAGCACGGAGTCATCGAAAGAGCGCGAGGCGGTGATCCAGCGTGTTGGCAATGCGCTCCGGTGGGACGCGAGAGGGAACGCCGACAGGGGGTGGTTGGTCTATGATCGCATCTGCGGCCAATGCCACGTCATGCATGGACGGGGAAACGAGGTAGGACCGAACATTACATCGAATGGACGCGGTTCCTATGAGCAGCTGCTGGTGAGTGTGTTCAATCCGAGTTTGGTGATCGGCGATGCGTACAAGAGCGTGACCATCCGGACCAAGGATGACGAGATCATCACCGGTCTGCTCATCGAGAGAACCGAGAAGCGGGTCATTGTCAAAGTGCAGGGAGGGAAAGAGCAAACCATCGCGACCGAGGAGATCGATGAGTTCAAGCAGGATTCCAAGTCGCTGATGCCCGAGGGGTTGGAAAACCAGATGACACCCCAAGAGTTGGCCGATTTGTTCGCGCTTCTCACATTGGAGCAGAAACCAGACTCGAAAGAGAATGCGAAGATTCAGGGGACTCCCGAGAATCTGCATTCGAACGCTCGATAA
- a CDS encoding transglutaminase-like domain-containing protein — MKLGNLRRIALGLAGLLLIPSSCLAQEDTKERGEGVSKPRASAKPVSKKPSAEVVVGRVLEATNGIQLYAPRTMEMRFGMSFESNENFATNIQATIPFPMDWPEQKITVLSHEIPDQMLWDFRDLPAGARQLVMRMNSLGPNAQINLIVNVQVEKSFINAPADTSIFRIPKTIHKELRWYMESSPYIEINLPDIKKAAKKIADSKPENAWKHVEMIYDWVRETIEYRNGPVRNIRDALKDKQGDCEEMTGIFVALCRASDIPARCVWIPEHCYPEFYLEDDEGVGHWFPCQAAGEKQFGQMHDYRPILQKGDRFKVPEEQGWQRYVSHFFSCRQRPLGAGGRDMFVEPILDLGPLQQELDALRQDAARGGEAAPQN; from the coding sequence ATGAAATTGGGTAACCTTCGAAGAATCGCGCTCGGGTTGGCAGGACTCTTATTGATTCCATCAAGTTGCTTGGCGCAAGAGGACACCAAGGAGCGAGGCGAGGGCGTTTCCAAGCCGCGAGCTTCGGCGAAGCCTGTGTCCAAAAAGCCGTCCGCGGAAGTCGTAGTGGGGCGCGTTTTGGAAGCGACCAACGGCATCCAGCTTTATGCTCCACGGACGATGGAGATGAGGTTCGGGATGAGCTTTGAGTCCAACGAGAATTTCGCAACCAATATCCAGGCCACAATTCCTTTTCCCATGGATTGGCCGGAGCAGAAGATCACGGTTTTGAGCCATGAGATCCCAGACCAAATGCTTTGGGACTTCCGAGATTTGCCAGCCGGTGCACGGCAGTTGGTCATGCGCATGAACTCGCTCGGGCCCAACGCCCAAATCAACTTGATCGTCAATGTTCAGGTGGAAAAGTCCTTTATCAATGCACCTGCCGATACATCGATCTTTCGTATTCCGAAGACGATTCATAAAGAGTTGCGTTGGTATATGGAGTCGAGCCCGTATATCGAAATCAATTTGCCTGACATCAAAAAAGCGGCGAAGAAAATCGCCGACTCGAAGCCCGAGAATGCTTGGAAGCATGTCGAGATGATTTATGACTGGGTTCGAGAGACAATCGAATATCGCAACGGACCAGTGCGCAACATTCGGGATGCGCTCAAAGACAAGCAGGGAGATTGCGAGGAGATGACCGGCATCTTTGTCGCGCTCTGCCGAGCGAGCGACATTCCTGCTCGGTGCGTTTGGATTCCAGAGCACTGCTATCCCGAGTTTTATCTAGAAGATGACGAAGGCGTCGGACATTGGTTTCCGTGCCAAGCTGCGGGTGAAAAGCAGTTTGGTCAAATGCACGACTACCGCCCCATCCTGCAGAAGGGGGACCGATTCAAGGTTCCCGAGGAGCAGGGCTGGCAGCGTTATGTTTCGCATTTCTTTTCGTGCCGTCAGCGGCCGTTGGGGGCAGGTGGACGGGACATGTTTGTCGAGCCCATTCTCGATCTTGGACCGTTGCAGCAGGAACTGGACGCTCTTCGGCAGGATGCGGCTCGCGGAGGCGAGGCGGCACCGCAAAATTGA
- a CDS encoding App1 family protein, with protein sequence MGSPLRVGADVLKQRPMVLHMHPEIPNRSELDSRVVLYPTIATPLAGGDVWRVWVQGRISQEAPASFSKRLLLKGLVRALDISKDVVDGQIFGERVDGFLACPISGVRVQLALGGQHYVLRRKSKGSGLFNCKLDLPARQLSGLRSYGDSFPSSSYEQLDAPIPSPLMEASNALKGCPIFLAEDQGVSVVTDIDDTIKMTEVNYRRRMLQRTFAEPFESIEGMAETYHRWFEQGALFHYVSSSPWQIYRPISQFLSQSGFPQGSMHLKWFRLRDEIFKRWQIIRRKSKGGVIRSLLKRMPNRTFIFVGDSGERDPEIYAKLAAKFPKQVARICIRQIEANPLDGKRLEGIYRRHGLTVPIQVFAHARQLGDLLS encoded by the coding sequence ATGGGTAGTCCTCTTCGCGTGGGTGCTGATGTGTTGAAGCAGAGACCTATGGTTCTCCATATGCATCCCGAAATCCCGAATCGATCGGAACTGGATTCCCGTGTCGTGTTGTATCCCACCATTGCGACACCCCTCGCTGGCGGGGATGTCTGGCGGGTTTGGGTGCAAGGAAGGATTAGCCAGGAAGCGCCTGCTTCCTTTAGCAAGCGGCTCCTGCTCAAAGGATTGGTCCGTGCGCTCGACATTTCAAAAGATGTCGTCGACGGGCAGATTTTCGGTGAACGGGTCGATGGCTTCTTGGCCTGTCCAATTTCGGGTGTGCGTGTCCAACTCGCTCTCGGCGGTCAGCATTACGTGCTGAGGCGAAAATCGAAGGGGAGCGGTTTGTTCAATTGCAAACTGGATCTCCCCGCACGCCAACTCTCGGGCCTGCGCAGCTACGGAGATTCGTTTCCTTCATCAAGTTATGAACAACTCGATGCGCCCATACCCTCGCCGTTGATGGAAGCGTCGAATGCGTTGAAGGGATGCCCCATTTTTTTGGCGGAAGATCAAGGAGTGAGCGTCGTCACGGATATCGATGATACGATCAAAATGACGGAAGTGAATTATCGAAGACGGATGCTGCAACGAACTTTTGCCGAACCCTTTGAATCGATCGAGGGCATGGCGGAGACCTACCATCGTTGGTTTGAGCAGGGGGCGTTGTTCCATTACGTCAGCAGCAGCCCTTGGCAGATCTATCGTCCTATTTCACAGTTCCTTTCCCAGTCGGGATTCCCCCAAGGGAGCATGCACTTGAAGTGGTTCCGTTTGCGAGACGAGATCTTCAAGCGATGGCAAATTATCCGTCGCAAAAGCAAAGGAGGGGTGATTAGGAGCTTGCTCAAACGGATGCCCAATCGCACTTTCATTTTCGTCGGGGATAGCGGCGAGCGAGACCCCGAGATCTACGCGAAGTTGGCAGCCAAATTTCCAAAACAAGTCGCTCGGATTTGTATTCGACAGATCGAAGCCAATCCTCTCGATGGGAAACGTCTCGAAGGGATTTATCGACGGCATGGATTAACGGTCCCGATTCAAGTCTTTGCCCACGCTCGTCAGCTCGGCGACCTGCTTTCTTAA
- a CDS encoding DHH family phosphoesterase, with amino-acid sequence MAALYETFFLLSKCCSMQSQCNPVAIPLGGKHFSATPILNSRHASGSSAILHQRKLASDPDSAFRGPSSTQFALSLIVDQMKESITANIRNVFMNLDWDSLRAILNKHKRFILTSHIRPDCDALGSEMGMAGILQAMGKEVTIVNGHQTPPSLCFMDPAQSILVIGDTITQEEIEGDCLIVLDTSAWAQLGPMADVLRKFNGSKVVIDHHVGEDDLGAQFFKDTSAEATGHLVAKLAEHLQVPISRTMANAMYAAIATDTGWFRFDSTTSETYRVIAKLVDSGASPSSIYGDLYERDTVGRVRLRGRILARVQVECNGQLVHTHVRKEDFVESGALASDTEDAINLTLAIEGTKVAIILIEQLKGGFKVSFRSRCHVDCNELARQFGGGGHRAAAGAFIEAEFADTQARVLHAARQALANKPGHA; translated from the coding sequence ATGGCGGCATTGTACGAAACGTTCTTCTTGCTCTCCAAGTGCTGCTCGATGCAATCCCAGTGCAATCCCGTTGCAATCCCACTGGGTGGAAAACATTTCTCTGCTACCCCAATCCTCAATTCGCGTCACGCTTCAGGAAGTTCCGCTATACTTCACCAACGGAAACTGGCGTCCGATCCTGACAGTGCCTTTCGCGGTCCCTCAAGCACCCAATTCGCACTGTCCTTGATCGTCGACCAGATGAAAGAATCGATTACTGCAAACATTAGAAATGTCTTCATGAACTTGGACTGGGACTCTCTTCGAGCGATTCTGAATAAGCACAAGCGTTTCATTCTGACAAGCCATATTCGTCCCGATTGCGACGCGCTCGGCAGCGAAATGGGGATGGCGGGAATTCTCCAGGCCATGGGAAAAGAGGTGACCATTGTCAATGGTCACCAAACCCCGCCCAGCCTGTGCTTCATGGATCCAGCGCAGTCGATTCTGGTTATCGGAGACACGATCACACAGGAAGAAATCGAAGGGGATTGCTTGATCGTCCTCGACACGAGCGCTTGGGCACAGCTCGGCCCGATGGCCGATGTTCTAAGGAAATTCAACGGCTCCAAAGTCGTCATCGATCACCATGTGGGTGAGGACGATCTCGGGGCGCAGTTTTTCAAAGACACCAGTGCCGAAGCGACTGGTCATCTCGTCGCCAAGCTTGCCGAACATCTCCAGGTCCCCATCTCCCGCACGATGGCAAACGCGATGTATGCCGCGATCGCCACCGATACCGGTTGGTTTCGATTCGACTCGACCACTAGCGAAACCTACCGCGTTATCGCCAAACTCGTCGACTCGGGTGCTTCCCCCTCGTCAATCTACGGCGATCTGTATGAACGCGACACCGTCGGACGTGTCCGATTGCGTGGACGCATCCTCGCGAGGGTGCAAGTCGAGTGCAACGGCCAACTGGTCCATACGCACGTCCGAAAAGAAGACTTTGTCGAATCGGGAGCGCTCGCCAGCGATACCGAGGATGCGATCAATCTGACTTTAGCGATCGAGGGAACGAAGGTCGCGATCATCTTGATCGAGCAGCTCAAAGGTGGATTCAAGGTGAGCTTCCGCTCGCGATGCCATGTCGACTGCAATGAACTGGCTCGTCAGTTCGGCGGGGGTGGGCATCGCGCCGCAGCAGGTGCGTTTATCGAAGCCGAGTTTGCCGACACCCAGGCGCGAGTTTTGCATGCGGCGAGACAAGCGCTCGCCAACAAACCTGGTCATGCTTGA
- a CDS encoding aldo/keto reductase: MRTRRLGQSDLEISPIGVGAWAMGGAGWSFSWSQQDDSDSIRAIHAALDAGVNWIDTAAVYGLGHSEEVVAEAIRSWGGAKPYVFTKCERAWDENRQIVKSLEPTSIRRECEASLRRLDVDVIDLYQIHWPEPESDIEQGWETLVALQKEGKVRWIGVSNFNVEQMERIAPIGPITSLQPPYSLVRPEVEKEILPYTQEHGIGVIAYSPMGSGMLTGAMTRQRIENLPEDDWRRRSAFFQEPLLTKNLELEERVTALATKLGKHPGVIAIAYVLSHPAVTGAIVGMRNEQQVCELVDALSFELGEDDRAALARP, from the coding sequence ATGCGAACCAGACGATTAGGCCAATCGGATTTAGAGATTTCACCCATTGGGGTTGGAGCTTGGGCGATGGGAGGGGCGGGTTGGTCCTTTTCGTGGAGCCAGCAGGACGATAGCGATTCGATTCGTGCGATCCATGCGGCGTTGGATGCGGGGGTGAATTGGATTGATACCGCCGCTGTTTACGGGTTGGGGCATTCTGAAGAAGTCGTTGCTGAAGCGATCCGTTCTTGGGGGGGAGCCAAACCTTACGTATTCACCAAATGCGAGAGGGCCTGGGACGAAAATCGTCAGATTGTCAAATCGCTAGAGCCGACCTCCATTCGCCGCGAATGCGAGGCGAGTTTGCGACGATTGGATGTCGATGTGATCGATTTGTATCAGATTCATTGGCCTGAACCGGAATCGGATATCGAGCAAGGCTGGGAGACGCTGGTGGCTCTCCAAAAGGAGGGGAAGGTGCGATGGATCGGTGTTTCGAACTTCAACGTGGAGCAGATGGAACGGATTGCTCCGATCGGACCCATTACCTCTCTCCAACCCCCCTACTCCTTGGTCCGGCCGGAGGTGGAAAAGGAGATTCTTCCCTACACGCAGGAGCATGGCATCGGCGTGATTGCTTATTCGCCTATGGGATCGGGCATGTTGACCGGTGCAATGACTCGCCAGCGCATTGAGAACCTTCCTGAAGACGATTGGCGCCGTCGCAGTGCATTTTTTCAAGAGCCGCTCCTCACCAAGAATTTGGAATTGGAAGAACGCGTGACAGCGCTGGCGACGAAGCTTGGAAAGCATCCCGGTGTGATCGCGATCGCTTACGTGCTCAGTCATCCTGCCGTGACGGGTGCTATTGTGGGAATGCGAAACGAGCAGCAGGTTTGCGAACTGGTCGATGCGCTTTCATTCGAGCTTGGAGAAGATGATCGGGCCGCGTTAGCCCGGCCGTAA